A window from Lytechinus pictus isolate F3 Inbred chromosome 9, Lp3.0, whole genome shotgun sequence encodes these proteins:
- the LOC135155403 gene encoding uncharacterized protein LOC135155403, which yields MKSARLAIPLFLVFIFCVYQASSAPAKDVAKEAIYGPGMIREHKAEMREDGNVKLDTFAKDVAKEAIYGPGMIREHKAEMREDGNVKLDTFAKDVAKEAIYGPGMIREHKAEMREDGNVKLDTFAKDVAEEIFYGDAA from the exons ATGAAGTCCGCACGACTCGCCATCCCTCTCTTCTTGGTATTCATCTTCTGTGTTTACCAAGCTTCTTCAGCTCCTG CTAAAGATGTGGCCAAGGAAGCAATATATG gcccgGGTATGATAAGAGAACACAAAGCTGAAATGCGTGAGGATGGGAACGTGAAACTTGACACCTTTG CTAAAGATGTGGCCAAGGAAGCAATATATG gcccgGGTATGATAAGAGAACACAAAGCTGAAATGCGTGAGGATGGGAACGTGAAACTTGACACCTTTG CTAAAGATGTGGCCAAGGAAGCAATATATG gcccgGGTATGATAAGAGAACACAAAGCTGAAATGCGTGAGGATGGGAACGTGAAACTTGACACCTTTG CTAAAGATGTGGCTGAGGAAATATTTTATG